atcaTGTTTAGTCTATTgtatagttacaatgtgtaatcattgatatCCCAGGAGCAGTAAACAATGTtggtgtataattgtaatacacaTGCAGACACCGCATCGTTTGATATGACTGACAAAGAATGTCAGTCATACCTGAaccacacctttatttgccaaggaagaggACATGATcggtgaatatattcaatgtacaggctacaatatGAGAATCTCATGTGGTAATAACTAAaatacgtgtatatatatacgTATTTTAGTTATACCACACATGAGATTCTGatattgtagcctgtacattgaatatatatatatatgtcttgcatccttggcacaataaaaAGGTATATTCTACtctaggcttcattaatgccagacttgggtatgaatattagttcagaactttacgttttagggtccataccCAGATCGGCAACAGTTATTTTTAATCCGacacaataagcaagtaaatagCTAGCcatgttacttcagctgcattgcaaggcaagcttacacaattgtGCAGTCAATGCTTTAGccagctagattctttacatccactgtttcacaagacaaAAGCCTGGTTTTTGGCTCTCAGGAGTCCTTGAAAGACAAATTACAAATCCATTCTCCTAACACTAGCTAATCTGGtaacttgctaaatagcgattttcgtaATTTAacttttacaaaaaaatatagccGCGTCTCTACATTAACACATTCCTCTCAAATTGTACATTTGCTTGACTCGTTAAGACAACTTCCATCTGTTTTGTCAGCAATCTTCGTTGAGCGCCACAAGGCAAGGGTGGCTCGCGTCAAAATTCCTCAaagccttgggacccaaatgcataatgagtgcgcAACCTCcaccttgtggtggtctggatcAATGAAGCCATCCCGCGGTGCAAGCTTGCAACTTTTAAAGGGGTGTGTCTCGCCAGTCCCCGCTGTTCCGTACGGTGTGTAAATCTTATCCTGATCCGGAATACATTGCAAAGTATTCATGGCTCTGTACCTTCCGTAGTTCGGACTTGGAGATTGTGGCgaatgcatgggtgtccaagctgcGTGCTAGTCGTTTTAAAAACAGACAGCTCGTCAACACTTCTTACACAAAcaggtagtgatgaagtcaagcTCTTCCCATTTGAGATTGCCATGCATATCATTAAAGAAGAAATGTCCATATTTGGATGGAAACCAAGCTAGTGAGAGGTATCAAGGAAAGTTGTAATTTCAGTTGAAAATGACCAACCACAGCCATGCTGGGCTCACTTTGGCAAACCACCATCTGCTATAACATTGAGTCAGTTCATCCTACTGGACATTGGAAAGCTTTTGTTTCGTCACCCATTGTTTGTCCTAGACAGGAAATTGGTGtgcaacacttatctccctccgGTGGATGGTTCAGAGTTCCATGCTTACAAAAGGGTTGATTGATACACGTCAGATGACAAGCCTACGACATGGTGTTAAACGCAAATCAGATACAATTAAGGTAGCTCCAACGGTTAGGATCGTTTTATATAGAACAATTTATTTGACATGTTAGAACAAGACATTACACCCAAAGAGTGTATCCAGAAGAAACATGTAAATGATCATATACATGACGCTCCTCAAAGAGGTCTTTGACATGTTGAGCGAGAACCTATTACTTTAGTTATGGTCTGCCAGGGTCTGAAAAGCATAAAACAAGACCTACCTCTTTTCGGGTTGTCCCGAAAAAAGTCACACATTGTCCACTACAGGGGCCGCCAGAGGGACTACTGGCATCACAGATGACCACATCACAATGGCAAAAATGGATTGAGCTATATCTTGCAACTCTGATTAGCTTTCATGCTACAGTTGCATTTGGGGAGGTGACACCTGGCTTTTTAATTAGTTAACTGTAAACTACTTGTCATGTGTACGCCGTGACAAGTAAAACGATTTGTCACATGCTGAAGTGGCCAAACTAAGTTACGATCTCAGGCAACGGGCGCAGTGAACGGCATACCATATTTTCTAAACTAGATTTACATGGCTCCCTTGTACCGCATCACATTGTAAAACAAGTTAACCTGTTATTTAGACTAGATAACATTTATATATTTTACAAGCAAAGGTGGAATAAAGTTGTGAAGACCTTTATTTCTCATCAGTAGAAGACATTGTTTAGCTGCTTTTCAGACAACGCGGTTTAGAGTAGTTTGTTGCAGCATACGTTCCATTCCAATGGTACACAGGAGTTCACAGTGAAGTGGAAGTAGGCGAAGCGATCGTCGCTGTAGGTGGGACCACAGGAGGGGTCGCTCAGGGTCAGCTGACCGGAGTTCAGACCGGGAGCAGACTCCACCTTCACCGCCAGCGCAGTCATCGTTCCTTTAGAGAAACACTCTTGGAGGTGGGGGAGCAAAAGACAGGTAGCCATCAGACCTGGGTATTTGTTACACTTAATTGAGCTTGCTGAGCACAGGAACCAATGGAATAGCACCAAAAGTGCAAACCATGCCCATCTGGCACTACCATTTAGACTCACGGTATTTGCAAGGAACCCAGGTTTGGTAACCATGTTAAATGACAATTTATCGTAAGTAATTGTTTGAAAACCAAACAGTCAGCGTTTTGAGGAAGCTGCAAGCCAGGGAAAAGTATTTGATGGTCATGTTGTTGTAAGGATTCAACAGAGCCACATCCAGTCTGCTCCTGACAGAGGACGAGTGAACCAATGGGAGAGTTCATTAGTCCAATATTGTATGCATGTATACAGGGTAAGGAAAGCAAGGCTAGCTGCAGCAATTTAGCTTAACATGTTTTGGGAGAGCGTCGTACCTCAAACACTGCGTCCGGCGAAGAGAAGGGCAACGTGATGGTGAAGTCTGTGTCGCCctctgttaaatactgttgagCAAACTCATGGTCAAGCAGCCGCTTGCCAACCAAGACCACAAAAAAGGGCTCTTGGTTCCTGTAGTCCACAGTGATGTGGAAGTTCTCCTGATCACAGTTGCCAGTGACTGAGGGTGGCACTACAAGGACaaacagggttgtgttcattaattAAGCACAAAACAGGAAGGTACTACTTGAACTTGTCCAAGAAGAAACCCTTGTTTagattgcaaaatgttttgctacagtgGGACTGAATAAACATGAACCTGGCAAATCAGGAACAGGACAACTGGGTCCAAATACTCTAAAGCTTAACATTTTCTTTGTAGAAAGACCGCATAGGAAAACCCTACAGTATGGCTAATTGGACTTTCACTGCCAATTTACTTTCAGGGCAATCATTAACGAGAAGAAACCATTCAACAGTAGTTTGGCGTAGTCCGGAGGCATACCAATGTCCAGCAGTACAGCGTCCACAACggcagagtgagagaaaggagcGTACTCTGGAAAGATGACCAGGCCGTAGATCAGCTGAAGAGTGAAGGTTGTGACACCTTGTTCCGCCCTTCTCTGTAGTGAAGTTAAAAACCTGTTGAGgatcttgagtcccaattgggaaccagccctcccaccgtcagctggaatgtggcgcatggaacgcaaaaaatattcttaaaaatatttaacctccacacattaacaagtccaatagctcaaatgaaagataaacaacttgtttatctagccagcaagtcagatttctaaaatgttttactttaaaacatagcacatatttatgtcaaaccaccaccacacaccgaagaccaagctaatttccatagccaaattgaacaaaatatgcaatcaccaaacgcaggattaaaataaaaataatttcactaaccttttgaaatcttcatcagatgacagtaatataacatgttacacagtacatttatgtttttttcaataatatgctatatatatccataaatctgtttacaatgacggcatgttcaaaaaaatgctactcaaatgtccggagaaatgacgatagctccgccatatgccgtcagctaacatggaatacaaCAAAACTTAGACTAAATGATGCATGTTCTCACAGTCACACTTCTGGGGATACGGGCCAAAGcataaatatgcatgttctacatataggaatgctacacttcttctaaatgcaatcgctgtacatttatttttaacgttacagatttcgttcactaggctataatatgagtcgggctcaggaattagcattttggctcctctactggagtccacagaaacccataataaacacataaatattcccttacctttgctgttcttccatcagaagacctggaagggtttatacttaccaaaaacagctttagtttggaagtctgtgtctttcggtgatcaaacacgacacatttcggttgaaatgcagccaaaaagtcaagtgggtgcgcaccaaaacgtcaaaattacatattatgtcgactaaacttgtcaaactatgttcagaacacagcgttagcatgttatctagcttcacagcaattctcaggacgatCAGACCACACATGGAGTCTTTctaatcaatcttggaacaaagacatcACCTCTTGGAacaggtcattttgcagggcgcATGAGTAACCTGTTTTCTCGCAAAGACCGAAAGGTTTCTGGCCCTCCAAAACCCTCCGTGAGCTGGCCttctcacaatgagaagccccattgaaagcagacatcgcgctgaagagatagaaactgttcccaggactgtaagtgcttgggaagggtgggggcgatgacgtcaaagttgggccaacttttatgatgacaagagagtttgggagaatgagtgccctgagagttctgctttacatagagacataatttaaacggttttagaagctttagagtgttttctattcaataataatttttatatgcatatattagcaatttttgacagatttttttctgtttactatgggcacgcaatcaccccaaagggggcagtaatcagccctatctttaacaggtcaTTCCTCTAAATCAAATGCATACAacagccaaaataatggaaacactgagtaaatgagggatacaaagtacatTTGTGCCATGATTTATATTTTGTTGGTGGCCCACTTATTAGGGCATGTACAAATCACTGCGTGTGGCTTTGCATTTAACAGAAACACACCTCCTTAAAGACCACCGGGTCTGAGAAGGGCACCTCCATCCTGAAGGTCTTCAAGGTGTTGTCCGGGGATCTCTGCTCCTGAACATTGAAGCCCCTGGCGTTGCACTCTGCAACAGTTAGCACCATGGTGGGAAAGGTGATGTTCAGCAGCTCCACATCAAGGTTGAAGGTCCCCAACTCAAGCACAAACACTGCCTGCTCAGGAACTGTGTCTAAGGGCGTGTCTGTTCATTGGCAAACAAaggaaaacattttgaaatgcGGTACAATGGAAGTTGAAAATTGACATTTGTTATTGGGTAAGTCCAGGTATTGCCTCCCCGTTTCAGTACATTTTCTTCGGTTTTGTGCCTAATGAACAACCCAGGCATCCCAAATTACCATAGGCACTATTTAACTAAACCAGACTCACAGTTGCGAACTTGTGGAGGCCTGGCCATCGGAGGTGTTGTGATAGGGAAGAGGACTTTATAGCTGGTGTTCTCGTGTGCGACCTCCTCGATCCACAGCAACTCAAGCATGGGCTCAATGGTGTAAGTGACAAAGTACTGGTCATCCTGAATATGGCTCTGTAAGGGAGACGAGTGATGTAATACACAAGTGGAGTGCAAAAACAGATAAATGTTCCTTATAAGCCAGAATGTTAAATACAATTATTCTACCGCTTGTCTTTTTGCCACTCGTAATTTAAGACACAATATCCAAAGGAAAGTATTGGTTACCAGACTTTAGAGAGCTGGTAGGTGTATGGTTGTCAACTTGCATTTCCGGCAGTGTGCATTTTCAAAGCAACTGACAAGTAAACACTTGCACAATATGTAAACAGCAGCCGAGTGTTGCTTGCATTCAGTTGACAGTGGCAAAGCTACCGGCTACCTAAAAAGTCAGGTAAACAATACTTTAGTGTGGATATTTGGTCTCAAATTTCAAGCGGCTAAAGGACAAACTACAAAGACAAGCGGTAGAGTatgtttaaatgtaattttatgcAAAATTCACACAATTTTGCAATCCATTGTATATTAGCCTGATTAAGCAGACAATTGCTCAATAAGAAACATTTTACACAAGACAACATTTCTAGGAGTTTACCCATGAGAGATGGCAAAGGGTTACTGCAAAGCACTGACAACTGCTGTAGTAAAAAGGGCTCTACAAATAAGACTTAGAAAttaaacaggaacattttactcATCCAATGCTGACCTTGAAGTAGCCGCCAACCGCCCCCACCGGAATTTCAACAATAATATGAGCCTCTGTGACTAAAACCGAGTAGTTTCTGGCAGCCATTTCCTCAATGTCCAGCCTCTTAGCGTCAATTCCCATGTACACCTCCAACATGGTGAAGGCATCAGAGGAGAAAAGTGGGTCTATGTGCTTGGGCATGTACCAGGTGATCACTTCTGGAGTAAAGGCCACTGCCTCTGCAGTGACACAAGAAGCCAAGTGCACATCAAAACAGAACATTTTGCAACTGAAAACTGTGCCATTATTTGGAAAAAGTTCACCCCAAAACATTTTCCCAACTGAACACTACATGAATGTCTTGTCTGGAGCCAATTAAGAACTGGGCTTATAGGATCTTAAATTATTTCACACTCAACCTGGTGTTGGACAAACAGCCGTGGCATCTACTCGAGTAACCAGCCACTTCTGCTCAAAGAAGGTTGAGAGCACCCGCATCGGAACCCCAGCTACCTGTTCAGGGGGCAACCACACCAGGGccgtgttcagtagggcacaccgtATTAACAATATGTTGCAGAGTTCAGGTAGGGCCACCGTTTCCAAATGTTTGctctactgaacatgacccagttCATGGAGGTCAGCTTACATTCTGGAGGTATGTCTCCTCTGCATTATGAGGGCTTCTTAACACCAGCCGTGTGGGAGTGTTGGCTATTGCATAGCCCTTTCTTTGGACCTCATCCACATTCATGACATTCTTGCTAGGACTAAAGACGACTGCTGTCATTTTGTATCCTGAAGCAACAGCCTGTCTCAGGAAATGGAAACATGAATTAAACAAAATTGTCAACAAACGCACATTGTTTAGCGCCATCCTGTCATTTTGTAGTGAAATTACAGAAACTGAAATATATAAACCTCAGCTCCTCTCCGGAAGTTGCCGCTCCTTGCTTTCGGGCCCCCAGTGGGCTGTTTGGGGATGGTTTGGATGTCTGGAAGAGTCCTTCTGACAGACACCTAGAGAAGAAAGGCCATTATTCCCTATGCATTTTCTCCCTCCCATACAATAGGAAATCAAGGGCCAGTTCTCAATCTGTCCACTCGCCTCCTTAAATGCATTGAGAATAGGCCAAAATTCCTCACCTCTAAAGTTCTCCTATGTGCATTTTGAAGAGGCGAGTGGAATTGAGATAGAGTCAAGACCTCTACGTTGTGTCGCAGAAGAaatgaaacactggacagttgtAGCTCTAGACAGATCATTTATACAGGCAGTACGACAAGCGCGACTGTAAACATGTCCATTGGGGCATGCTCTGCTCACTTGCCTCCATGTAGTTGCGGTCGCACAGAATCTCTCGGGAGGTCCAGGGGGTGTAGCTACAGGTTTTGCCCACTCTATAAACAGGGTCTTCAGTCATGTGGTTTCCTGGCAGCCTGAACTGCATGACCAAGCTGAACATCTTATCATCCTAAAATGAAGGGGGAAGGGAAAAAAGCCTTCATTAtatagcaaaaaaaaaaattcaggtgACATTCATGCAAGTTATAGACTGTGGCAAAATTGGctatatgaatgcagctgccactgTATTGAAGCCACACTACAGGAGTAGAGCTCAATAGTTCACATCACTGCAGTCTATCAGAAAGTTGGCTGGCCCTCTGAAAGCCCTCCATAAACTTCTGCTGTACCTTACGTCATCGTTAACTTAGAGGTAAGAGATACCAGACCAAGGGGTGGCTAACAATGGAGATCCTTTTGATATCCACAGAGTTAAGTAAAACTGCTTCAATGTTTCTGGAACCGGACTTCTAATAACCTCCATGCGCTAAATTGTATGTATTAGCACCTCTACGGCAACTCAGGCTTATTGAGGacctttttactgaagaatgAGTTTCCAATTATTTCATTTTTCCATCTAGTGATGCAAATATTGACTTGTATCTTTGTGtatacagggctcatctgtaaaagagcctggtctcagcatgactccatGTCAAAGGTAAATAAAATGACATTGCTACAGTATGAGTTGCAAATGCAGTGACACTGAAAGGCAAACTGTCCATTTGAAGTACAAGCAAACACTACAGTTCTTAGGGTTACCATGTTTTGGGAAAAGCAGTTTTGAAGAGAAGCAAAAAACATGGCATTCCCCATGGGGTCAAATTTAAAGCTGAATCCACACTGAGTAGCAAGGCCAGGCGTCAGGTTTATGATTTGTGTGTCATCTGGAAGGGATGGAGATGGTGTGAACACAATAGTTGACAAGCAATATCAAGCCATGaattatgaaaggagagaaagagaatcaTAAGAGGCAAACTCACTGAAGACAGCATCAACCTCTTCAAAAAGAGGAGCGACACTCAAACGAATAACGTTACCAAGGCATTCAGCGTTGAGGTCATCTGGAATAGGAAAGGTtagttaaaaaaaagttttttaaaatcttGTCAAACGCTTAGTGCTTATATTTGCAAAGAGCATACTTATAGAAGGTGTCTGTTGTGCTTGTATGCCCACAGCTGCCATCAATAGGCAAAACAACCTGTAAGGCATTTGACAAATTATTATGATTGATTAAAAGGAGGAAGAACACAACTCAAATGTCTGCATCGCATAAGACTCTCCTAGGCCTGCTACTACTTACCCTGAGCTAAGGAAAAGAATCATTGTAGAATACACAGCTACAGAACCTGATATTTGACCCAGTGTGCAGCCTACAGCCCAGGGGTATGCAACTTTTACCCTATGACAAAGGCTTCCCACACTCAGTCACCTGAACCCCAAAGGGCTGCACATTTTCTTTTTATTCCCCTAGCCCTAcaaagctgattcaaataatcatccAGCTTTGTTAatctgaatcagctgtgtagtgttaggacaAAAACCTAAATGTAAGGCTACTGTTCAATTTTAGAAGGGTGCTCCGCCCTCACCGCTTTTATCCATTCATGTCAGGGGCCATGGACCGGTGCACCTCGGCTCAGGTTAATAGAACTCCCTCATTAGCAGCACAACAGCCTTTCACAGGTGAAAAGCATAATTACCCAACCGTCTACAATTGTagcccagacagagagaaagatattgGCCTCTAATGGCCAAAATGCTGCATTTGCATGCACTTTCACAATTTgaatgtagtcaactgggtgggactacCAACTTCATTGGCTGAGCCCTACTGGTGACCCTGTTGAAGTCATGTCCAATCGGGTCATCAGAAGGGCTCAGACAATTGTGAAGAAGAAATGTTACTACTTTAATATGAagatagcctcaatggcgctgcccatgctgtcacagacactaTATTGGCACAGATACATAGATGAGTCTTTTATCTTCTTATGGCTTCTTATTATCTTCTTgtccagaggtgcccagagtaaactgcctgctactcagtcccagaagctaagatatgcatattattagtatatgtggatagaaaacactctgaagtttctaaaaccgtttgaatgatgtctgtgagtataacagaacacatatggcaggcaaaaacctgagaaaaaaatccaaccaggaagtgggaaatctgaggttggtcgtttttcaactcattccctattgaagacccagtgggatattggtcatgttgcacttcctagatGTCAacaggcttccactagatgtcaacagtctttagaacctgtttgatgcttctactgtgaagtgagggcgaatgagaggggaatgagtcagaggtctggcagaatgccttgAGCTCGTGACGCTCGTTCACATGAGGGCGAGCTCTGTTCCAtcgcaattctacagacaaaggaattctccggttggaacattattgaagatttatttgaacaacatcctaaagattgattctatacatcgtttgacatgtttctacggactgtaacggaactttttgacatttcgtctgctcctagtgaacacGCTTCGTGAGATTGGATTTGTTAACAAAACTCGCTAagaaaagtagctatttggacataaatgatggacattatcgaacaaaacaaacatttattgtggaactgggattcctgggagtgcatcctgatgaagatcatcaaaggtaagtgaatatttataatgttttttctgacttctgttgactgcacaatatggcggatatctttttggcttgtttgggctctgagcgccgtactcagattattgcatggtttgctttttccgtaaaggttATTTGAAATCTCacacagaggttgcattaagcagaaatatatatttaattctgTGCGTAATAAttttattttcatcaacatttattatgagtatttctgtaaattgatgtggctctctgcaaaatcactggatgtttttggaactactgaacataacgctccAACGTATACTGAGATtcttttgatataaatatgaactttatcgaacaaaacatacatgtattgtgtaacatgaagtcctatgagtgtcatctgatgaagatcatcaaaggttagtgattaattttatctctatttcagatttttgtgactcctctctgtggctggaaaaatgactgtgtttttctgtgacttggctctgacctaacataatcatttgtgttgctttcgctgtaaagcctatttgaaatcgggcactgtggtgggattaacaagaaatgtatctttaaaatggtgtgaaatacttgtatgtctgaggaattttaattatgagatttctgttcttttgaaCTCTATGAGGCAAGACAATTGTCATTCAGGATTAAAAGgtgactgcacttcctgatttggctaTCTTATGAGGCAAGACTGTTGTCATTCAGGATTAAAAGgtgactgcacttcctgatttggccttagctgtgtttgaatactgTACTAACTGTTTGTTTGTGACATGAATTGAGTatttagtatgcttattggtcatagtatacCTGTATTGAGAAATctaatccggaagtgcctcatgttttgaaagcgctgcgttccaatgcgtccctattgagcagtgaatgggctatcaaccagatgactctttctccgtattcccgaaggtgtctacagcattgtgacctAGTTTTATGCATtcatgttgaagaatacccgtaagcggatACATTGCGCAAGCGGTCACCTGATGGCTTCCAGAgtgactctcgcgtaaaatacagaggtagcactttattccaatcggtcctactgataaactaattgtcccggtggatatattatcgaatagatatttgaaaaacacaacgttttccatgtttctgtcgatattatggagctaatttggataATTTTTCGGCGTTTtcatgactgcaatttccgggcgatttctcagccaaatggagctatttcgcctacaaaaataatcttttttgaaaaaaggaacatttgctatctaactgggagtctcgtgagtgaaaacatctgaagctcatcaaaggtaaacaatttaatttgattgcttttctgatttctgtgACCAAGTTACTTGCTGCTAGCTGggcaaaatgctatgctaggctatcgataaacttacacaaatgcttgtctagctttggctgtaaagcatattttgaaaatctgagatgacagggtgattaacaaaaggctaaactgtgtctcaatatatttcatttgtgattttcatgaataggaatagctccataatatcgacagaaacatggcaaacattgtttataatcaatcctcaaggtgtttttcaaatatctattcgataatatatccaccgggtcaattggtttttcagtaggagcgagaggaaaaatggctacctctgtattttacgcaagaatcactctgagagccatcaggtgaccacttgcgcaatgtagccgcttacgggtattcttcaacataaaggcgtgaatctacgtcacaatgctgtagacaccttggggaatacgtagaaaaagtaatctggttgatagcccattcactactcaatagggacgcatctgAACGCAGAGcattcaaaacatgagtcacttccggattggatttttctcaggctttcgcccgcaatatcagttctgttatactcacagacagtatttttacagttttggaaactttagagtgttttctatcctaagctgtcaattatatgcatattctagcatcttgtcctgacaaaatatcccgtttactttgggaacgttatttttccaaaaatgaaaatactgccccctagtcacaacaggttttaaCACAGCTAATATGGACATGTTTGCATTTTCCCGAAATAAGGCATTGTTCTTGTTGCTTTGAAAAGCTAGGATATTGTTATTCAactttaaaaatgtaaaactgcAAGGCCTGAGAATTATTTTGTCTGATTCTGCA
The DNA window shown above is from Oncorhynchus tshawytscha isolate Ot180627B linkage group LG20, Otsh_v2.0, whole genome shotgun sequence and carries:
- the LOC112224047 gene encoding uncharacterized protein LOC112224047; protein product: MILFLSSGLFCLLMAAVGIQAQQTPSINDLNAECLGNVIRLSVAPLFEEVDAVFNDTQIINLTPGLATQCGFSFKFDPMGNAMFFASLQNCFSQNMDDKMFSLVMQFRLPGNHMTEDPVYRVGKTCSYTPWTSREILCDRNYMEVSVRRTLPDIQTIPKQPTGGPKARSGNFRRGAEAVASGYKMTAVVFSPSKNVMNVDEVQRKGYAIANTPTRLVLRSPHNAEETYLQNVAGVPMRVLSTFFEQKWLVTRVDATAVCPTPEAVAFTPEVITWYMPKHIDPLFSSDAFTMLEVYMGIDAKRLDIEEMAARNYSVLVTEAHIIVEIPVGAVGGYFKSHIQDDQYFVTYTIEPMLELLWIEEVAHENTSYKVLFPITTPPMARPPQVRNYTPLDTVPEQAVFVLELGTFNLDVELLNITFPTMVLTVAECNARGFNVQEQRSPDNTLKTFRMEVPFSDPVVFKERRAEQGVTTFTLQLIYGLVIFPEYAPFSHSAVVDAVLLDIVPPSVTGNCDQENFHITVDYRNQEPFFVVLVGKRLLDHEFAQQYLTEGDTDFTITLPFSSPDAVFEVRRSPKTSLPLVHSSSVRSRLDVALLNPYNNMTIKYFSLACSFLKTLTCFSKGTMTALAVKVESAPGLNSGQLTLSDPSCGPTYSDDRFAYFHFTVNSCVPLEWNVCCNKLL